In the Streptomyces spororaveus genome, AGTTCCGTGCGGCCGTCGTCCCGAGACTGCGTTGCGGTGCCTGGGCCTGGGACTCGGAACCTGCCTGGACCGACATGTCTTTCCCTTTCGATCACTCCATGGATCTGCGGGTGCAGCCTTTCAGTACGGAACGTGGTGAGACCATTACACAAAAGGGTGGGACTACTCCTTGTGGGTGCGGGGCACCCTTTGGGGTCACCACGTTCCCCATGGACCCCCTCAGCCCCATCCGCCCCGCGCTGCGAACCTCGCAGGATCTAACTTGCATCCGGGATGCAACTTTCTCTACGGTGACCCCATGCGGCTGACCCGATTCACCGACCTGGCGCTGCGCGTCCTGATGCGCCTGGCCGTCGAGGAGGCGGACCTCCCGACCACCCGTGACGTGGCGGCGACCATGGAGGTCCCCTACACGCACACCACCAAGGTGGTCGCCAGGCTGCAGCACCTCGGCCTGGTCGAGGCCCGGCGCGGCCGCGGCGGCGGGCTGGCCCTGACCGCCACCGGGCGCGCCGCATCGGTCGGCGCGGTGGTGCGCGAACTGGAGGGCGAGGGGGACGTCGTGGAGTGCGAGGGAACCACCCCCTGCCCGCTGCGCGGCGCCTGCGTACTGCGCGGCGCGCTGCGCCGGGCCCAGGAGGCCTTCTTCGCCGCGCTGGACCCGCTCACAGTGAACGACCTGGTGGCGTCTCCGACCGGACCGCTCCTGCTGGGCATTTCGAGCAGGGCGCCGACCGGCCCCGGGGGGCACTGACCCGTCCGGACCGGTTCCGGCGGGAGCTCGAACAGAAGCCCGTCCTCCAACGGTCTTCCGCGATCAAAAATATGCATCTTGGATGCAAATTCACACAGTCACATCCATCACGCGAGGAGTTCCGCATGCTGTCCGACAAGTCGAGCGCGACCGTACGAGCCACCCTGCCCGCTGTCGGAGCGGCGATCGGCGACATAGCCGAGCTCTTCTACACCAGGCTCTTCGCGGCCCACCCGGCACTGATCCGCGA is a window encoding:
- a CDS encoding RrF2 family transcriptional regulator produces the protein MRLTRFTDLALRVLMRLAVEEADLPTTRDVAATMEVPYTHTTKVVARLQHLGLVEARRGRGGGLALTATGRAASVGAVVRELEGEGDVVECEGTTPCPLRGACVLRGALRRAQEAFFAALDPLTVNDLVASPTGPLLLGISSRAPTGPGGH